In Candidatus Tectomicrobia bacterium, the genomic stretch ATCTGATCGAGGCGGTCCCGGGCGCCGGGATAGAACGCATAGCTGTCCACTTTCGTGATGGGCATGAGGGCTCCTGGAAGAAATGAAACGTCCGTTTGCCTGTAGGATGTCATTCTGAGCGAAGCGAAGAATCTTCGTCAGCGGCCACTCGCGTAGATTCCTCGCTGCGCTCGGAATGACAACCCTTTCCGCTCGATTTTATTCCCGTACCTCTCCCGATGGCGCTCCTAATACTTCGCGAACAACACCCCCAGGAGCTTGTCCGCCAGCTCCCGGTTCCCATCGACACGGAGCCTGCCCCCCCGCTCGGCGTCCTCGCGGGCGAGACGGCCGTAGTTCAAGAAAAGCAGCGCCTCGGCGTCGGCGGTGACGGTGGCGTCGTGGGGGCCCATGGCATCCGGCCGGAAGGAGGCCCGCTCGCCCTCGACGGCCATGCTCCAGCCGCGGTCGGGGCGCGTCGTGCAGAAGAGGTAGCGGCCGTGGAAGCCCGGCTTCTCGCGCACGTTGAAGTGGCGGCACTGGGTGGCGGGCAGGAAGGTGAGCATGCCCTCCACGCCGGGGGCGGTGGGGCGGGCGCTCTTGTCCTGGCCGAGGCGGATATCCCAGTCGTGGACGACGAGCTCGACGAGGCGCAGGCCGATCCAGGCGTCCACGGGGGTGAGGCCGCGGGGGTGCC encodes the following:
- a CDS encoding maleylpyruvate isomerase family mycothiol-dependent enzyme: MTPKEYLSRVPLVRSETERLAAYWRGFSEKDWTTPTFCPGWAAQDAVAHITTGADFYANSVRRAVEGLPPEPPYGGDAKEFYAIRKERGDALMAGPRAAMVDAFESSGRLVVEALEMAGEGDLAKLGWHPRGLTPVDAWIGLRLVELVVHDWDIRLGQDKSARPTAPGVEGMLTFLPATQCRHFNVREKPGFHGRYLFCTTRPDRGWSMAVEGERASFRPDAMGPHDATVTADAEALLFLNYGRLAREDAERGGRLRVDGNRELADKLLGVLFAKY